A region of Heteronotia binoei isolate CCM8104 ecotype False Entrance Well chromosome 2, APGP_CSIRO_Hbin_v1, whole genome shotgun sequence DNA encodes the following proteins:
- the ZNF281 gene encoding zinc finger protein 281 encodes MKLGSGFLGGGGSSKRAAMEPTFPPSMVMFNHRLPPVTSFTRPAAPPQHCGLTPASSSSSSSSSSSSTSSASSSSTVTTATAADPPAPPPHPQGMTFKKEPAGGFPLSAPSSASASQRSPWGFFQSLVNIKQEKPSDQEEEDHHHHHHHHYGGLFGIAGEERHPTLGGGTVGGGVEGASPSVIQDLSLFHHLHHHPHRGDLLLGIRTGGEVGPAGLDEPKHDAQARKMKRPKSESQGIKAKRKPSASSKPLVAGDGEAAMLSPSQKPHVCEHCSAAFRSSYHLRRHVLIHTGERPFQCSQCSMGFIQKYLLQRHEKIHSREKPFGCDQCSMKFIQKYHMERHKRTHSGEKPYKCETCQQYFSRTDRLLKHRRTCGEAIGKAGAGLDPGPSNHSMGNLSVLSQGNTGSSRRKSKAKSISTENKEHKPCHKISESQIASNMTLQNYAVEIPVVSSSSGLIGTGIEELQKKVPKLVFKKGNRKGADKSYLNFVSPLPDLLGQKQLSGKPGGSLGLVSNTSIDAIGLLQAAGGKPGQISSNYDDAMQFSKKRRYLQTASSNSAFSINVGHMASQPSVIQSAGVSVMDSETPLSLIDSSLNADIKSCHDKSGIPDEVLQSLLEQYAHKSEGQKEDPFSITEQRVDLHASGEHTEMVQEENLSPGTQTSSDKASMLQEYSKYLQQAFERSTNSTGFAFGPSFQFVSLSSSLHNHSLFQDKQIYTTSPLECGFSQSVTSVLPSALPKPPFGMLLGSQPGFYLSALEATHQQLTPSQELDDLIDSQKNIDASTGYQSTSQKLNSQKEQKNLESSASFPIPSQELANQIDPQKDLEHRATYQIETFAQAFGSQFKTGSRVPMTFIANSNGEVDHRVRTSVSDFSGYTNIMSDVSEPCSTRVKTPTSQSYR; translated from the coding sequence ATGAAACTGGGCAGCGGCTTCTTGGGCGGCGGCGGCTCCTCCAAGAGGGCGGCGATGGAGCCCACCTTCCCCCCCAGCATGGTCATGTTCAACCACCGTCTGCCGCCCGTCACCAGCTTCACCCGCCCGGCCGCGCCCCCCCAGCATTGCGGCCTGACGCCTGCCTCGTCTTCTTCCTCGTCATCTTCCTCCTCATCTTCCACgtcctctgcctcctcctcctccaccgtGACGACTGCAACGGCCGCCGACCCCCCCgccccacctccccaccctcAGGGCATGACTTTCAAGAAGGAGCCGGCGGGGGGCTTCCCTCTCAGCGCCCCCTCCTCGGCCTCTGCCTCGCAGAGGAGCCCTTGGGGCTTCTTCCAGTCCCTGGTGAACATCAAGCAGGAGAAGCCCAGTGACCAGGAGGAAGaggaccaccaccaccatcatcaccaccactatGGGGGCCTGTTTGGGATAGCCGGGGAGGAGCGGCACCCTACTCTTGGCGGCGGCACTGTCGGTGGCGGAGTGGAAGGGGCCAGCCCGAGTGTCATCCAGGACCTCAGCCTTTTCCACCACTTGCACCACCATCCCCACAGAGGAGATTTGCTGCTGGGCATCAGGACGGGTGGTGAGGTGGGGCCTGCTGGTTTGGATGAGCCCAAGCATGATGCCCAGGCCAGAAAGATGAAGAGGCCAAAGTCAGAATCTCAGGGAATCAAAGCCAAGCGGAAGCCGAGTGCTTCGTCCAAGCCCCTTGTGGCAGGAGATGGAGAAGCTGCCATGCTGTCCCCCAGCCAGAAACCTCATGTCTGTGAACACTGCAGTGCTGCTTTTAGGAGCTCTTATCATCTGCGCAGGCATGTGCTCATCCATACCGGTGAGAGGCCTTTCCAGTGTAGCCAGTGCAGCATGGGTTTCATTCAGAAGTATTTACTACAGAGACACGAAAAGATCCACAGCAGGGAGAAGCCGTTTGGGTGCGACCAGTGCAGTATGAAGTTTATCCAGAAGTATCACATGGAGAGACACAAGCGGACGCACAGCGGAGAAAAGCCATACAAATGTGAAACCTGTCAGCAGTATTTTTCAAGAACTGATAGACTGTTGAAGCACAGACGTACGTGTGGAGAAGCCATAGGGAAAGCAGGTGCTGGATTGGATCCTGGGCCATCAAACCATAGCATGGGCAACTTGTCTGTGTTGTCTCAGGGAAATACAGGTTCATCGAGgagaaaaagcaaagcaaaaagtatATCTACAGAAAACAAAGAACACAAACCGTGTCATAAAATATCTGAGTCTCAGATTGCATCTAATATGACCTTGCAGAATTATGCGGTGGAGATTCCTGTAGTGTCTTCCAGTAGTGGTTTAATTGGCACTGGGATAGAAGAGCTGCAGAAAAAGgtgccaaaattagtgtttaaaaagGGAAACAGGAAGGGTGCAGACAAGAGTTATCTTAATTTTGTGTCACCGTTACCAGACCTTCTTGGTCAAAAACAGTTGTCTGGAAAACCAGGTGGCTCTCTTGGCCTAGTTTCAAATACCAGTATAGATGCTATTggtcttctccaagctgcaggtGGTAAACCAGGTCAAATAAGTAGCAATTATGATGATGCCATGCAATTTTCAAAGAAAAGAAGATATTTGCAAACTGCCAGCAGTAACAGTGCCTTTTCTATAAATGTTGGGCATATGGCCTCCCAACCGTCTGTTATTCAGTCTGCAGGTGTCAGTGTTATGGACAGTGAAACCCCATTATCTCTTATTGACTCATCTCTAAATGCTGACATCAAATCTTGTCATGACAAATCTGGTATTCCTGATGAAGTCTTGCAAAGTCTTCTAGAGCAGTATGCTCACAAGTCAGAAGGCCAGAAGGAAGATCCCTTCAGCATTACTGAACAGCGAGTGGACTTGCATGCCTCTGGAGAACATACAGAGATGGTTCAAGAAGAGAACCTGAGTCCTGGAACTCAGACTTCAAGTGACAAAGCAAGCATGTTGCAAGAATACTCAAAATACCTCCAACAGGCTTTTGAAAGATCAACCAATAGCACTGGTTTTGCTTTTGGACCCAGCTTCCAATTTGTAAGTTTGTCTTCAAGCCTTCATAACCATAGTTTGTTCCAGGACAAACAAATATACACTACATCTCCACTTGAGTGTGGTTTCAGCCAATCTGTTACCTCAGTGTTGCCATCTGCATTGCCAAAGCCTCCTTTTGGGATGTTGCTTGGTTCTCAGCCTGGTTTTTATTTATCTGCTTTAGAGGCAACCCATCAACAGTTGACTCCTTCACAAGAACTAGATGATCTGATAGACTCTCAGAAAAACATAGATGCTTCAACAGGCTATCAGTCTACATCTCAAAAGTTGAATAGCCAGAAGGAACAAAAAAACTTGGAATCTTCAGCAAGCTTTCCAATACCATCTCAGGAGCTAGCTAACCAGATAGATCCTCAGAAGGACCTAGAGCATAGAGCAACATACCAGATAGAGACCTTTGCACAAGCATTTGGTTCTCAGTTTAAGACGGGCAGCAGGGTGCCAATGACTTTTATTGCTAACTCTAATGGGGAAGTGGACCATAGAGTAAGGACTTCAGTATCAGATTTCTCAGGGTATACAAATATAATGTCTGATGTTAGTGAGCCATGTAGTACAAGAGTAAAGACCCCAACTAGCCAAAGTTATCGGTAA